In the genome of Odontesthes bonariensis isolate fOdoBon6 chromosome 20, fOdoBon6.hap1, whole genome shotgun sequence, the window TGCAACATACACATGCTGCTGGATTTTCAATTTAACAAACTAAAGCCTGAGTTCTTTTTAAAAGAAGCATAGATAATTCTCTAATAACCTTTGTCTCTGCTCCTCCCTGCAGATTGTTCACACTAACGCCATGAGTGGGCCTCACAAGAGGAAGTTTGAGGAGGTGGATGAGGACCCATTCTACTCCTCACCCTCATCCCTCTCCTCCGCCTGCTCGGGCTGGGACTCGGAGGGGGAGAGCTGCTACTCGGACACCCTGGATTCCACTCCCAGCAACCCCAGCTCCCCAGCAACGAATTTCAGCAGTGAGTCTTCTCCTCTAGTGATaataaatcactttttttttttttttaatgcatccCCTCACCTTGTCTTAAACATCCGCTGAAGCTCTAATACCAACCCATAAAAATAGGGGATAGGTGAAGGAATTTTTGCAGCTGGCAGTCCATGAAACACTTCGCAGAAATGATTTCAGACTTCTGCCGTGAATACCTCTTTTGATTTCACGCCCTAAAGCCGCAAGATGGCTAATCGCATTATGCAGTGGCTGCTCACCTtggctccatctccacctccctCCTGGAGCCTTGCAGACAGTCACGGCCTCACCTTTCCTTTAGAGAGGTGGGTTGAGCAGCTTCAGGGTGTTTCTGTCTGGAGCTGGGTGCGCCTGCCGGTCTTTAGGGGACCTGGGACCATTTTGGAGAGGAATTGTGTTGTACGGGAGAAGGGCAAGCCGTTGTGAGGTTTCCAGGATGGTGGGGCAGGAAGCCAGGAAGAGAAACTGGCATGGCAGGTTGCCAAGGCTGGAAACACACAGCGCCTTGTCTGAAGCCCGGGCGTGCACCCAGCACAGGTGCTGAAAGAGGTTGGGTGAAGGGATAGAAAAGAAGGGGGGCACAATCAAGAAAAGAGGCAAGCACACACATCAAGAAGAGCTTATAGAGTGGACTATTATGATCCGGTGTTTGTGTTGGATTGAAAGTTGTTTGCCATTATGAAGGGAAGGAGGGGGGTGGCAGTCTGCAAAGCTATCTTATTCACAAGCAGTAGGAGAGGGTGTCATTTGTCTCCTGTGGGTGTCATAAGCATGACTGGATTTGATGGATGTCGAGCTGAACCTAGCAGTTTGTTTCATCTGTATTACCCCTGGCAACAGATCAAACAGCATAGTCAGGCTATTTAATGCTGCTTACCTGTGTTGAGGTAAAAGGTTACTTTTCCTCCTGAGTTTCAATTATTACACCAAGTAGATCAATTTTTTTGTATGACTTCTGGCACTTTCGAGGCCAGTTATTCAGGTTGTGTTGCAGTATTGCAACTAAGCGAAGAAAAGGGGACTCCACGAGGAGTTCCCCGCCACATAAAAGTAATGACCACCATATGCAATGGGGATTACCAaccattttctttttacacACAAGCTCACATCAAAAATGGCTCTGGCTTCACAAGCTGTGGAAAAAGTTGCTTGTCTTTAAGTGAGGCTCAAAAGTTAAATATTCCTGGATGGAGGAAGTGGAATTTATACTAAAGCTTGAATAATTGTTGGGCTTTTTTTCTTGCACATATGGTTCCACTTTGATTCCCATGTGTTTTTATGGCATTTTACTGGGTATAAGTAGAAAGGTAGCTCATCGAGGTTGGTCCTGAATTGTTTAACAGAGAAATGACCTTTGACTCTCGGTCATTTGTGGGGATTGTCAGCTTCCAGAGAGACCAGGGTGGGCAGGTTTTATTCCTGTCCACACTTCCACCCTCCACCCCATCTGGAAGCTTCAAGTATTTACTCACCACTTTGTGATCCTGGCTGTTCTGCTTCCTCCACTGTGTTGGCCACCAAAGGGAAATTCCTGGGCTGGGCGGTTTTTATGTCACACAGTGGGGCAAGAAACAAAGCTAGATGGATTCCCAGTAGTTTAGGTTTCGTTTTACAGGATGTAAGAGTGTTAGACACCTgttggctgtgtttttttttttttttttttaaatgggtaCATGATGATGCCAGGGCAATGAATCAGAGAGGTGTCCTTTTACAGTCTCTTCAGCAGCATTTATACGCATCTCAAGGATTCAGGTTGTGGGGAATTATGCCATCTAGTGGTACAAAATAATGCAACATCACCTCTCTGTTATAAAAACGACTTTCTTGTATAGATGGTATGTATTCTAACCCAACTTTTTGTCCATCCACAGCAACATCCATACTCAAGAAATCCAAGAGAGCACGACGGGGCAATGTGACATTTGACCAGGTGACGGTGTTCTTCTTCCCTCGGTGCCAGGGCTTCACCAGTGTTCCCAGTCAAGGAGGATGCACTCTAGGCATGGTGCAGCGCCACAGTGACCTCCGCACGTATACACTTGCGGAGTTTGCTGCGGAGCAGCGGCTCCTGCGGCAAGTAAAAGTCCTCAACAGACTTAGGGAAGAGAAGCTGGAAGCTCTGAAACTTAAGGTGAGAGATGTAAAAGTTTTGTCCAAAACTAAACTCACTCATATGCCCAATGCGACAGTTAAACACGGTTGCCTTCTTTGCTTCAGCTGACAAAGAATGGAACCCAGGAAAGCGAGGAAGCGGATCGACTGACGGTAGACGACATCCCTGAGCAGGACATCAACATCAGTGGAGCCAACCTGGACGAGGGCTCTTTCCTCCAGCCTTATCCCTCTAAACGTCGCTATGCACTGCTCAAAGCAACTGGCGTGAAGAAGATCGACAAGGAGGAGAAGTGGCAGCTGCATGAGCTGAGGATCTCCAGGGAGAACTGTGGTTGTGACTGCCAGGGCTTCTGCGACCCTGAGACATGTAGCTGCAGCTTGGCTGGCATCAAATGTCAGGTAAGAgcctaaaaaaaactcaaatctCAGCACCCAAACACAGTACACCTGAGAGTTTCTGTTGCATGACAAAGCATCTAACCTCTTCCTTCTCCTTCTCGTAGATGGATCATTCTTCTTTCCCTTGTGGCTGCACCAAGGACGGCTGTGGAAATACAGAGGGTCGCATCGAGTTCAACTCCACACGGGTACGGACGCATTACATCCACACTATCATGAAGCTGGAGCTGGAGAAGAGACTGGAGGAGCAGTCTagtgcagaggaagaggaagaggaaaacaCAACAGGTGCTGCTCTTCTACCGGCGGTGCCCTCCTTCCCCTTTAACTCAGAGCTGGCAGTAGCTGGGGAGAACAGTTGCAGCAGTGACATGACAGACTTATCGGACTCTTCAGGTCAGAGTGAGGACTCGGAGGCAGGCGAGAGTCGGTGCGAGCATCAAAGCACCCTGGATGTCGATGAGAAAGGCCTGAGCCGCATACTTTGTTTCAGCGACACAGAGAACTCCTCAAGAACTAGCGGAGATGGTGGGGATAAGAACTGTCAAAACACGCGTTGCCCAGATGTACAGCAAGAGCAACAGCAGCCATCCACGGAAGCGTTTAGCAGCTTTAGCATCGTGGACTTTGCTGATGAGAATGACAACATAGACGCTGCATTGTTGGACTCTGAGGACGATTACACAGACAATCGAGTAACAGCCATTTCAGAACTTTTGGACGAGAATGCCAACCAGGGAAACGCCCTTTTCCACAGTAGTAGTGTGCCACGCACACCTTCTCCCACCATTGATCGCTCTGCGAGCTATAACATGGACTTGAGCCTCTCCTCTGAGTCAGACCTGGAGTTCTTTGATGGCTTCCCTTGTTTGGGGCCCAGCTCGCTCTACAACTCCCTCAAGGAGTATGAGCACATGGACAActtttttcagtttcagttgCCTAGTTACCCCAGTTTCCCTGCAGCGAGTGACCCCGGGACCTGCCTCCTGGAGTCACTGATCGGCCTTTCAGAATCTGTACCTGAACCCCCTGCAACATTTACAGACAATCAGCTGATGGAGGAAGCCATGAAATTGTCTGTGATGGAGTCTGTGAAAGTTTGACTAAATATGTGGACAGTGTAATAAAAATAAGGGTTTGGAAGGAGGCTAAAAATGCACATAAGATGTCAACATGTTGGAGGAAGCTGTGATTTCCCTCTTGCCTAATAGATTCTCAGATTCCAGACTTGCCTTCAAAATGTTAGCAAAGCAGTTTGGGAATAATCGCTGTGTGAGATGGCAGCTAGTGTTAaaagttgggggggggggaagaaaaaGCTACAAAAAAGAGATCAATTTGACCAGGCATGTAGAAACCAATGATGGCTCCCAATTCCTAAGAAAGCTCTTTTAACCAAACCAAGATCCCGAACCGTATGCTTGACAGGAAGCAACTTTAACTGTGGCCAGGTTGGGAGTCTCAACACAGCTGAATGTGCACCTCAGGGAAATTTTTTCTAGCTTACTAGCTTTTGGAGGCAACGTATGGTAACCTTTGCTGTGATGGCCTTCATACGAAAACCGAGTCAAACTGCAACAAAGTCCTGTTTGTGTCCTCCCTTCGGGTTCGCACCCAGACGACTCGAGCAAGTGAGCTCCTGGCTGTGTTCAATCCTTAAGctagtggattttttttcctaaagATCTAACCCAAGGGTCTTATATGGtacaaggaaaataaaaaaaatcttctctAAAAGCTCCTCGATCAGCACTTTATCTGTGAAGATAGTTATGTATGCATAGGCATTGTTTTGGTCGTATGGGATGGATTCAACAGTTCAACGCTAAATTATGGAGTTTCTTATTTATGAGTCTGGCAACTAGAATGAATGCTCGCACCTAAAAGCTGTAGCTGTGTTATCTTTATTACTTTTGTTTAAATTATTTcctttataattattttttttttatttatttcaaatgaaGCCTCCCTTCTTTCATTCAAGCAGCACTGTGGTTTGTTCGCCTAAAAGTGCAatcttccttcctttttttttttttttttcttccatatcGCATTAAGGCATTGTTACTGGAAATGGGACCACAAGTCCATCAGAAAGTATTTAATATCTATTCTCTTATACGTTTAACATTTTTTAAGTTATTCTGTCATGATTTCATTAGTTATTTAATTTAAGACATTTTGGAaataacatgggctgttgtaaAGTTTACTGGATGTGCCTGTTTATCAGGGGAGCCACGCCTGCCAGTGGCGTGTGCACAGTGCTTCCATTTAAGCTTTGGGACTGAAAACTGTGGATTCTCCCTAATCACTGAAACAAAAATGATGGATCTATTGTATCGCTGCCTATAATATAACCATAGAAAATTACACTAATATTTTGTAACTAATTTATGTAGGATGGCAAAAGAATTCTAATCACTGACAAATTGAATATTTTATTAAGAGAGCGAAATGAATAATTTTCAATCTGGGACAACCTTTGTAATATATGAATTGTAGAGAAATATATACTTATGAAGGTCATTGCTCTCCTGCATTCCGGAGTATTTTTTAAAGGCAGCCATATCGTTGGATATCTTAGAGAAATGCCACTAAAACTAAGTAAACTGCAAAGATCAATTTGATTGTACTCAGAGTTTTTTGGAAGTCTGTGACTTAAAAACATGTTATAAATTACATATGTGAAGGGGTTTTGTGGGTAAAAACTGCATATATTATACAATTTTTATCGCTGACACAAAACCCTGAAATTCGAAGAGTTGCCTCATTAATTACAGAACAAGACCTTTTTCAGAGGTGATTGTGCCATCACCTGTGTGTAAAAGCTGAGGGACACTAGAGAGTTGATGTACATATCTCACCCTTTCTACAGCTGTTTCAACAGCCTTTCCGGACCCTTTTGAAATTATGCATGCAGGTCCTGTTTGTTAAAACTTCTTCTGATTAATTGTATACTTTGAAAAGTGCCGAAGTGCACATTGGAAATGTATTATTCGCTTTTTGCCTTTTTGATTACTTTGAAATCCATCCAATATATGTTCTTACGCCATGAAAAGGGCACTACTTTTTTGCAAGCAAACTTTGGTTTCTCTTGTACAAAACGTCAAATCTCAACAGTGAGTGTTTATCAGTGTAatgtattacagtacagtatatttttgttttcaaaagAACGTGTCTTACTTTTTTGCCTTTTGTGTTGTGCATATTTCTGCTTGAAAGGTCCTGCAGAGCAAACAAAgctgctttattttttacatattcACACATTAACCTGctgttcaaaaacagtttctttCATCTAAGCCATTTTGACAGCTTGTCCCtccaaataataataaaaaaaaaatcattttgtaaATGCTTTATTGTGTTATTTGTCTTGTGTAGTTGAAGTAAACGGCAGAGTGAGTCACTTTGGCAAAAGGAAAGGAGTGGCTAAACACATTTTAGAGCTAGATGCTGTTTTTTATACAGGAGCACAAGCTCAAAAAATGTATTCTATTGGttcatatttatttaacaaattgTCTATGTGGAGCCTTAACCAGAACTTTAAATCTCCTCTACATTAGTGAGGTCAGAAGCGGAGGACAGGAAGGAACACCTGTAGGGTTGCTTTTACACACCACGTAAAAGTGTTACTGTTAAAGATAATCATCATTACTCATGTTCTTTTTACAAAACCCCACTGGTATTTACCTGTTGTTTCGGCTCTTCGTGCCTCAGAGCGAAACCCTTTCAAAATGATGTAATGCTGACCACCACCACAAACATATGGCCCCAAATTCCAGACAAGAAGGAAATGTCGAGTCTGCGACAGCATTTAGCTCACATTTGGCCACAATTGGGAGAGTTTGGTTCCTTCTtagcatatttttattttccaaagaaAACATTGTACAAATCTTCTGGTTTTCCTTGATCCCAAGAACATAAAGAAGTatgtaaaaagtaaaggaaAAAGTTGTTTTAGTCTGATAGAGGTCCATCCCTTGTGATCTTTGGTCTAAAACATCCCTTGGAATTTTCCATCATCTTGGCGGGTCAGAAGATCAGAATTGTAACCACAGCCTTTTGCCGTGCTTTGTATACTGTAAACTGGTCATATGccaaacacacaccaacacagcaTGCatccataaataaatacatatcaGAGACCGTGGGGAAGTACAGGAATTGATATGCATCTAGTCTAAGAGGAATGTCGTGTTGTTCACTAAAACACGGCTCACCTTCGCCACCTTTTGGAGAGTTTAAGAACTACAAGTAACACGTGAATTGCATGCTTGTGACTTTTATTTCATGGGACCCAACAGAAAatttgaagaaaacattccGTGGTTTAAAGATTTTGTTCCATGGTCtgaagaataaaagaaagaaataattaAATGGCTTTTTTATGAATGAATCTGACAATCAGGCTGGCTGTATGATAGTTAAACAGAAAGGCTTCATGCTTACTGAAAATATCCACTCGACAAAGGACGAGACTCTGGTGAAGACAGTGGGTTTAGACACTTGGTTGCACATGCCGGCTGGTCCATAACTGACAACACCGTGGACCGTCCAGGTTCCATCGGTGAGGCAGTTCAGGGGACCTCCAGAGTCACCCTGGGACAGGCAGCAATGAGAGCAGAGCAACCTCTCAGCATGAAAGTCCATGACACTTTAGATTATTTAGCATTAGACTTGTTTTTTCCATTTGCCTTCCTGTAgcttttttggattttttttttttaatatataaataACACATTGTTTTCTGTACCTGGCAGCCTGATATGACTCCGTCCCCTCCAGCACACACCATGGTTTTCAGAGCAATGCTGCCCCACCACTCATGCTGGGAGCACACCGAATGTTCCACCACATTGATGGGAGCCACCTGCAGTTTGTCGGGGGCGCTTCCTATGTCTGATTTGGTGAAGACAGAGTGTGCAGAAATGTCGTCACCGAGAGTGTTTTTAAGATGTACACATGTTTCTATGTGCGTACTCACGGTCCATTAATCCCCAGCCTGTGATGTAACAGGTGAAGCCATGAGGCAGAGTCTGCTCAGGATACGGAAAAGTTGCGATTTCCACGAAGCCGTTGTCGTACATAGGATTGGCCAATTTCAAGAGAGCAATGTCATTCCTGAGACAAAAATCCAAACATTTTTGTATAATTTAGAAGCAGTTTATCAATAGCCTCAAGCATGGCATTTAACTGACTCATAGTTAAACTGGAATGCTGCGTCTTTACCCTTTGGCAAGATCATCGTTCCAGTCAGGATGGACAATAACTGTGTCCACGCGGATGAACTGCTCACTGCCGTCATATTCATACAGGTTATACTCACCCACCACTACACGGTATTTATTAGGATCCATGCTGAGagggacagaaagggggggTTACATACACTCGTTCATCCAACTCTGCTCATACTAGGATAGATTTCTAAGGTGTTACACGTGACAGCCTGAACCTGAGGATACAGTGAGCTGCCGTCATGATGTAGGAACTACTGATGATGCTTCCTCCACAGATGTGGTAGTAGTAACCGTCACTGTACGAATCATACTGGAGAGACACCTGAGATAAAACAAAGATCGGGCATTCGCAACATCTTATTTCCACTGCACGATTATCATGGccaaaagcaatcactgtaacaTTATAGTTGAAATATCAATGGCAAACTCGATCAGAAAAATTGGTATCAGAGTGATGCATCATGATGCATGCTTCTTCCAATTTTTGTCTCCTTCTTGGGCAATAGAATTAAACTCAAATTTGAAGTGAAGGAAAGAGAAGATTGcataaaaatgttgtttagTTCATGTTTACCACACTGATATTTCTTTTCTATTTAGCAAAAGTGCCGCCCGTGTATAGAAAATATTCAGTGATGTACAGTTTTGtgctttacctgccatctccagGTGTTGGGTCGAGCATCACTGCCACCTATGACCCTCTCATTGTGCACGTTATGGTTGAAGGGTTCTTCGGCACAAATGAGCCCTTAAGCGCACACATGGATGTACACAGAAGACACAGAGGTTACATGGGTGTTaccaaaaaaaatcacaaatgcCAAAGGAAGGTCCTTTATGTTGATATATGTCATCACAAGCTTACCAATGCAGGACAGAAGAACCACGAGACAGATCATGTTGGATGACTGATGACTAGGTGCAGTTTGATTTGAACTATTTATATCAGTTTCACACTAAAAGACCTTCAAAAAGGCCCTCAGCATTACGTAGATGTGAGGTTACCTGCCAAAATCAGCAGTGAATGTGAGTCATTCCTCACAGAAAGAACACAATATCTTGTTGACCTGATAAAAGATTAGAGAGATTGTGATGTTTGTGTACAGTCCCTGACAAAAGTCTTGTCACTTATCCATTTTGTAGAAACAACAGCTTATAACCTGACTTTTAATTAATCCATTGGTTTTAGAAATGGCTCATATGAAAGCTAAAACCCTCCCAAATAATGTTTAATATACTAAAATAAATTTACTTCACTGAAGAAAGATTGATCATTTAATGAACACAGAAAGGTCAGATTTTGACAAGACAAAAGTTTTGTCGCCTACAGATAGTATTGTGAAAATTGAACAAATAATTTActtcaaatacaaaaatatgttgCATAACATCAGTGAATTAAGTAGTGGTGCTGTGAGATCCATATTCAATATCTTGTATGACTTCCATGAGCTTGAAGGACTGCGTCCATGCAGGTCGACAAGGATTCATACAATTTATTGATGAAGTCATCAGGAATAGCAAAGAATGCAGTCTTCCATGCCTCCCAGAGTTCATCAAGATTCTTTGGTTTGGTCTTCCATGCTTCTTCTTTCATTCTACCCCAGACATGCTCAATAATGTTCATGTCTGGTGACTGGGCTGGCCAGTCTTGGAGCACAGGATCTTCTTCGCCTTGAGGAACTTTGATGTAGAGATGGAAGTATGCGATGGAGCACCATCCTGCTGCAaaatttgaccccttttatggtTGGGAATGTAAGAGGTAGCTAGTACTTCTTGATATTTTAGGCTATTGATGTTGCCTTCCACCCTGCAAATCTCTCGCACACCCCCATACTGGATGTAACCCCAGACCATGATTTTTCCGCCACCAAACTTAACTGTTTTCTGGGTGAATCTTGGATCCATGCGGGCACCAGTAGGTCTCCTGCAATATTTGCGGCGGCTGTGATGTAATTCAACCGAAGATTCATCTGAGAAATCCACCTTCTGCCACTTTTCCAGCATCCATCCTTTTAGCAGGCTGTGGGCCTTGGCAAAGGCCACACGTTTTTTTAATTGCCTTTTGTTTAGTGCTGGTTTCTGGACACTGACTCGACCATGGAGGCCATTTCGAGACAGAATTCTACAAACTGTTCTGGTTGACACAGGGACTTGAGGTGACCAGGCCTGGTGGAGCTCTGCTGCAGTGGAAAAGGGGCTGGCCTTGGATTTTCGAACCAACAAACGGTCCTTCCGAGCAGTTGTCTTGCGGGGTCTGCCGGACCTGGACTTGTCAAAAACATCTCCAgtcttttcaaatctttttcttattctttgtacTTGACACTGAGACACATTGAAGGTGTCAGCCACCTCAGCAGTGGATCTGGTCTTCAGCCTCTTGATAATCAACGCTTTGGTCTCAGGGTGAATCTTAGGCATGTTGTCAGAGGTCAAGTTACAGTTGATGTGAAGGTCTGGTGTGCTGGGGTTCTTTTTATACACACCCACTAATTGATTGATCAATTACTGATCACAGGTGTGGCTGTAATCTAGGATTGGGGACATCATATGACAAGGTGACAAGACTTTTGTCTTTGCAAAAACTGACTCAGTGGGCTTTACCAAGCTGTAAACGTTAGAATGCTTTTCAGCAGTTTCATTTGGCTCCaaaacattatttcaaaagctgTTGGGATTGAAATTAGccattttttgtaaaaaaaatcgATTAGACATATATTTGAGGGGCACTTAAGGTCAACTTGTACCTAAGCGACAAGACTTTTGTCAGGGACTGTAGATGTCAGCCCCAATATGATGTGCTCCAAATCCCGTCATATTTGACATACTGagtatattatatttttttgcgCTGGTTGATCTTATTATGTGTCAGGTGTATTCAGAACCATTTCaatgtatttctttttctatGTGTTTTGAATGAATGTTGGTAtga includes:
- the LOC142369658 gene encoding chymotrypsin-like elastase family member 2A, yielding MICLVVLLSCIGLICAEEPFNHNVHNERVIGGSDARPNTWRWQVSLQYDSYSDGYYYHICGGSIISSSYIMTAAHCILSMDPNKYRVVVGEYNLYEYDGSEQFIRVDTVIVHPDWNDDLAKGNDIALLKLANPMYDNGFVEIATFPYPEQTLPHGFTCYITGWGLMDHIGSAPDKLQVAPINVVEHSVCSQHEWWGSIALKTMVCAGGDGVISGCQGDSGGPLNCLTDGTWTVHGVVSYGPAGMCNQVSKPTVFTRVSSFVEWIFSTMEQNL
- the csrnp1b gene encoding cysteine/serine-rich nuclear protein 1b, coding for MSGPHKRKFEEVDEDPFYSSPSSLSSACSGWDSEGESCYSDTLDSTPSNPSSPATNFSTTSILKKSKRARRGNVTFDQVTVFFFPRCQGFTSVPSQGGCTLGMVQRHSDLRTYTLAEFAAEQRLLRQVKVLNRLREEKLEALKLKLTKNGTQESEEADRLTVDDIPEQDINISGANLDEGSFLQPYPSKRRYALLKATGVKKIDKEEKWQLHELRISRENCGCDCQGFCDPETCSCSLAGIKCQMDHSSFPCGCTKDGCGNTEGRIEFNSTRVRTHYIHTIMKLELEKRLEEQSSAEEEEEENTTGAALLPAVPSFPFNSELAVAGENSCSSDMTDLSDSSGQSEDSEAGESRCEHQSTLDVDEKGLSRILCFSDTENSSRTSGDGGDKNCQNTRCPDVQQEQQQPSTEAFSSFSIVDFADENDNIDAALLDSEDDYTDNRVTAISELLDENANQGNALFHSSSVPRTPSPTIDRSASYNMDLSLSSESDLEFFDGFPCLGPSSLYNSLKEYEHMDNFFQFQLPSYPSFPAASDPGTCLLESLIGLSESVPEPPATFTDNQLMEEAMKLSVMESVKV